A single genomic interval of Nonomuraea rubra harbors:
- a CDS encoding CHRD domain-containing protein, which produces MKNRTLAVPGLAVATAMIATSVTPVAASSSTPVYLAASLTGGNEVPASGTKAGDKDGSALAVFRIHGQRVDYAVRWQNVKAPSGFHIHRGAAGENGEVRIPFFATALPAQLHAVKGTVVVKDRALLGRILNAPQNWYANLHNAEFGGGAVRAQLHRVRPVSMESVLAHGFGHTLTARADGRQEIPAPGTKVGDRDGRAAWLVQPEGRLVWFAAAWKKISAPTAAHIHRAPKGRNGPVVVPFFEAKGGLPASVNGLAGSAVTSAAVARRIWNNPKNWYANLHNAKFPGGAVRGQLYRGDW; this is translated from the coding sequence ATGAAGAACCGCACCCTCGCTGTTCCAGGTCTGGCCGTCGCCACGGCCATGATCGCCACCTCTGTCACCCCCGTCGCCGCGTCGTCGAGCACCCCCGTGTACCTGGCCGCCTCTCTCACGGGCGGGAACGAGGTCCCCGCCTCCGGCACGAAGGCCGGCGACAAGGACGGGAGCGCGCTCGCCGTGTTCCGCATCCACGGGCAGCGGGTGGACTACGCGGTGCGATGGCAGAACGTGAAGGCGCCCAGCGGGTTCCACATCCATCGGGGCGCGGCGGGCGAGAACGGCGAGGTCAGGATCCCGTTCTTCGCCACGGCGCTGCCCGCCCAGCTCCACGCCGTCAAGGGCACGGTCGTCGTCAAGGACCGCGCCCTGCTCGGCCGCATACTCAACGCTCCGCAGAACTGGTACGCCAACCTGCACAACGCCGAGTTCGGCGGCGGCGCCGTACGAGCTCAGCTGCACCGCGTCCGGCCGGTGTCCATGGAGTCGGTGCTGGCGCACGGGTTCGGCCACACGCTCACCGCCCGGGCCGACGGGCGGCAGGAGATCCCGGCACCCGGCACGAAGGTCGGCGACCGCGATGGGCGCGCCGCGTGGCTGGTGCAGCCGGAGGGGCGGCTGGTGTGGTTCGCCGCCGCCTGGAAGAAGATCAGCGCCCCGACGGCCGCACATATCCACCGAGCGCCGAAAGGCAGGAACGGGCCCGTCGTGGTGCCGTTCTTCGAGGCCAAGGGCGGCCTGCCGGCCAGCGTCAACGGGCTCGCGGGCAGTGCCGTGACGTCCGCCGCCGTCGCCCGCCGCATCTGGAACAACCCCAAGAACTGGTACGCCAACCTGCACAACGCGAAGTTCCCCGGGGGCGCGGTACGCGGCCAGCTCTACCGAGGCGACTGGTGA
- a CDS encoding sulfatase family protein — protein MNRASAISRRTLLTRAAAVAAVSPFTVPAASARGDSAQATPNILLFTVDDMGGDSPGCFGGRADLTPAIDRLHRQGASFHRAHVPVAICQPSRSAMLTGRYPHRNGAEGFEPIRDDVPVLNDLLRPRGYLTGILGKAGHLTPVERFAWDLRADPADLGMGRNPARYAEAATTLFERAKAEGRPFFLMANAEDPHRPYHGSAAEQIGFTPEQRATMATPSRVYGPGEATVPGYLPDLPGIRQELSEYLSSARRADDTLAAVLAALETAGLASSTIVIFMSDNGIAVPYAKANCYQHSTRTPLIIRWPGTTRPGHADHRHFVSTMDLFPLLCRAAGAQVPDGLDGRDLTPLLDGGSQTGRDSITTVFHQSASDTRYDMRGVHGPRWSYVWNAWSDGQATYQAENMSGLTWRAMVTAAATDPAVAERVTFYQHRVPEELYDLAQDPHALHNLAQDTRPETVAVLTAKRAALDTWLRDTGDPIRDRYPWRP, from the coding sequence GTGAACCGAGCGTCAGCGATTTCCCGCCGCACCCTGCTGACCAGGGCAGCCGCGGTCGCCGCCGTGTCTCCTTTCACCGTTCCCGCGGCCTCCGCTCGCGGTGACTCCGCGCAGGCCACGCCGAACATCCTGCTGTTCACGGTCGACGACATGGGCGGCGACAGCCCCGGCTGTTTCGGCGGACGGGCCGATCTCACCCCGGCGATCGACCGGCTCCACCGGCAGGGCGCCAGTTTCCACCGCGCGCACGTGCCGGTGGCCATCTGCCAGCCGAGCCGCTCGGCGATGCTGACCGGCCGCTACCCGCACCGCAACGGCGCCGAGGGCTTCGAGCCGATCCGCGACGACGTCCCGGTCCTGAACGACCTGCTCCGCCCGCGCGGCTACCTGACCGGCATCCTCGGCAAGGCCGGCCACCTCACCCCCGTCGAACGGTTCGCCTGGGACCTGCGCGCCGACCCGGCCGACCTGGGCATGGGCCGCAACCCGGCCCGCTACGCCGAGGCGGCCACCACGCTGTTCGAACGCGCCAAGGCCGAGGGCAGGCCGTTCTTCCTGATGGCCAACGCCGAGGACCCGCACCGCCCCTACCACGGCAGCGCCGCCGAACAGATCGGCTTCACCCCCGAGCAGCGCGCCACCATGGCCACCCCGTCGCGGGTCTACGGCCCCGGCGAGGCCACCGTGCCCGGCTACCTGCCCGACCTGCCCGGCATCCGCCAGGAGTTGTCGGAGTACCTCAGCAGCGCCCGCCGCGCCGACGACACGCTCGCCGCCGTGCTCGCCGCGCTGGAGACCGCCGGGCTGGCCTCGTCCACGATCGTGATCTTCATGTCCGACAACGGCATCGCGGTGCCGTACGCGAAGGCCAACTGCTACCAGCACAGCACCCGCACCCCGCTGATCATCCGCTGGCCCGGCACCACCCGTCCCGGCCACGCCGACCACCGGCACTTCGTCTCCACCATGGACCTGTTCCCGCTGCTCTGCCGGGCGGCCGGCGCGCAGGTGCCGGACGGTCTCGACGGACGCGACCTCACCCCGCTCCTGGACGGCGGCAGCCAGACCGGCCGCGACTCGATCACCACCGTCTTCCACCAGTCCGCCTCCGACACCCGCTACGACATGCGCGGCGTGCACGGCCCACGCTGGAGCTACGTCTGGAACGCCTGGTCCGACGGCCAGGCCACCTACCAGGCGGAGAACATGTCCGGCCTGACCTGGCGCGCCATGGTCACCGCCGCCGCCACCGACCCCGCCGTCGCCGAACGCGTCACCTTCTACCAGCACCGCGTCCCCGAGGAGCTGTACGACCTCGCCCAGGACCCGCACGCCCTGCACAACCTGGCCCAGGACACCCGCCCGGAGACCGTCGCCGTGCTCACCGCCAAGCGGGCCGCCCTCGATACCTGGCTGCGCGACACCGGCGACCCGATCCGTGACCGATACCCCTGGCGCCCATGA
- a CDS encoding PQQ-binding-like beta-propeller repeat protein yields MARMLTLVLTLILAAGACSPLDLSDVPTDHQVGQAARAGVSGDGPALGLLTADWQVEADLTDVSTEFQVDGGTLLAFATDGVTGFDATTGKKAWHYREPGRTTTWSKVTGGAVLLRTKGEAGDRLVALDSGTGRLLWERDPEPNTAYVVARGVLVQEVYRLSEHKNEFTAFDARTGDELWNGVPSLGAGCQAHLPWAGLSGDGSLVVMAEECSGRTERLHGLDPAGGDPLWSLDTPSPFDVHGTISVVAGSVVISPSSRSVIVLGRDGVRQVPAAGCDRCRPVVAGDQVAWRDKHDARQPRVTVVNVRTGAVKVVKSSAPSWDLISDGRRLYGRLQWLAGGAEGTPRHWATVIDPITGSSRALPVHNGPDHEFLHWAGTAGGRLITTERHHEQPARFRLTAYRSIPAAEPLEYGGVDPRDWPDCAELLAAVPGKRRPGSPDTKARSDDSLLREAMWVPFTCRADIAGIGRVRVTVLWVTKRPQEADALLDGKPETPPDADEIAEDVIRVGRVIVQVEGSDEAERAVVKRLRSMESP; encoded by the coding sequence ATGGCCAGAATGCTCACCCTCGTCCTGACCCTCATCCTGGCGGCCGGGGCGTGCAGCCCGCTGGACCTTTCGGACGTGCCGACCGACCACCAGGTAGGCCAGGCCGCACGGGCCGGCGTCAGCGGTGACGGTCCCGCCCTCGGGCTCCTCACGGCGGATTGGCAGGTCGAAGCCGACCTGACGGACGTGTCCACCGAGTTCCAGGTGGACGGCGGCACCCTGCTGGCCTTCGCCACCGACGGCGTGACGGGGTTCGACGCCACCACCGGGAAGAAGGCGTGGCACTACCGGGAGCCCGGGCGGACCACCACCTGGTCGAAGGTGACAGGTGGTGCGGTCCTCCTCAGGACGAAGGGCGAAGCAGGCGACAGGCTCGTCGCGCTCGACTCCGGTACCGGACGCCTGCTCTGGGAGCGCGACCCCGAGCCCAACACCGCCTATGTCGTCGCACGAGGGGTCCTGGTCCAAGAGGTCTACCGCTTGTCCGAGCACAAGAACGAATTCACCGCGTTCGACGCGCGTACCGGTGACGAGCTGTGGAACGGCGTGCCCAGTCTCGGGGCGGGATGCCAGGCCCACCTGCCCTGGGCGGGGCTGAGCGGCGACGGCAGCCTCGTGGTGATGGCCGAGGAGTGCTCCGGACGTACGGAACGCCTCCACGGCCTGGACCCCGCCGGCGGTGATCCGCTCTGGAGCCTCGACACCCCCTCCCCTTTCGACGTCCACGGGACGATCTCGGTGGTGGCGGGCAGCGTGGTCATCAGCCCGTCGTCCAGGAGCGTGATCGTCCTCGGCCGCGACGGGGTGCGGCAGGTCCCGGCGGCCGGATGTGACCGGTGCCGGCCCGTCGTCGCGGGCGATCAGGTCGCCTGGCGGGACAAGCACGACGCGCGACAGCCGCGCGTGACCGTCGTCAACGTCCGCACCGGGGCCGTGAAGGTCGTGAAATCGTCGGCGCCGTCCTGGGACCTGATCTCTGACGGGCGCCGGCTGTACGGCCGCCTGCAGTGGCTCGCGGGTGGAGCCGAAGGCACGCCGCGCCATTGGGCGACGGTCATCGATCCGATCACGGGCTCGTCCAGGGCCCTGCCCGTCCACAACGGGCCGGATCACGAGTTCCTGCATTGGGCGGGCACCGCGGGCGGTCGGTTGATCACGACGGAACGCCATCATGAGCAGCCGGCCAGGTTCCGGTTGACCGCCTACCGTTCGATCCCCGCGGCGGAGCCGCTCGAATACGGTGGCGTGGACCCCCGCGACTGGCCCGACTGCGCTGAACTGCTGGCCGCCGTGCCGGGCAAGCGGCGCCCCGGTTCGCCCGACACCAAGGCCCGGTCGGACGACAGCCTCCTCCGGGAGGCCATGTGGGTGCCGTTCACCTGCCGCGCCGACATCGCCGGCATCGGCCGCGTCCGCGTCACCGTCCTGTGGGTGACCAAACGGCCGCAGGAGGCCGATGCCCTGCTCGACGGGAAACCCGAAACGCCGCCGGACGCCGACGAGATCGCCGAGGACGTCATCCGGGTGGGCCGCGTGATCGTGCAGGTGGAGGGCTCGGACGAGGCCGAGCGAGCGGTGGTCAAGCGGCTTCGGTCCATGGAGTCGCCCTGA
- a CDS encoding S8 family serine peptidase: MRVPRKVPALACALTLLATALSGAVPAWAAADDPVIAPEVLASFDTRATTDFWVRMSGKADLAPARKIAGGAARGRDVVERLHARADRDQEPLRKLLKAERVESTAFWVTNAVYVKNASEALAKKIAKLPGVEEIRAPVTYSIPEPIRSTPAGAAAATGLTWGVSNINADDVWAQTGRRGEDIVIANIDSGVQYDHPALARSYRGSNGDGTFTHDYNWYDPLSECPSDAPCDNNSHGTHTMGTMAGDDGQGNQIGVAPGVRWIAAKGCTTDQCSEEALVASSQWMLAPTDSTGANPDASRRPHIVNNSWGARLTTQPFMEDIQLAWAASGIMGIWSNGNDGPACQTSGTPGGRVINYSVGAYDVDNRIASFSSRGPGQDGEIKPNISAPGVNVRSSVPGGAYAFYNGTSMAAPHVAGAVALLWSARPEYIRDTAATRLLLDLSAIDTEDTTCGGTAADNAVYGEGRLDALALVEAGTRGTATLAGTVTDATTGRPVEGATVTLTGPLTRTSTLGAEGAYRYTLVAGEYQLKAEAFGYQTTTKTATLAKDGSLTLDVALPQTERINLTGTVSDGSGLGRGLAANITADDGKGHTWNAESDPATGAYTLSLLPSTTYTLTTRATEPGYDPSVQQVTMGETGRRLDLGLTVSLSCVARGYEVIRDGSTEPFDGAAAPKGWTVTNVDPRIPNYAYQPGWVFTDAGGRGNHTGGAGGFAIVDSLHSGKGHLQDTYLTSPSYNLTARTSATLEFAHDLKPAVNSTTGVGLSVDGGRTWKTVWSAKGFPGAPGPAVHVVPLPDAAGQADVRIRLHYRGQLSGWWAVDDLFVGDRTCRPAAT, from the coding sequence GTGAGAGTACCCCGTAAGGTGCCCGCGCTGGCGTGCGCCCTGACCCTGCTGGCCACCGCCCTGTCGGGCGCCGTCCCCGCATGGGCCGCCGCGGACGATCCGGTGATCGCGCCGGAGGTGCTGGCGAGCTTCGACACGCGCGCCACCACGGACTTCTGGGTGCGCATGTCGGGCAAGGCCGACCTCGCCCCCGCCAGGAAGATCGCCGGCGGCGCCGCCCGCGGCCGGGACGTGGTCGAGCGGCTGCACGCCAGAGCCGACCGCGACCAGGAGCCGCTGCGCAAGCTGCTCAAGGCGGAGAGAGTGGAGTCCACGGCGTTCTGGGTCACGAACGCCGTCTACGTGAAGAACGCCTCGGAGGCGCTGGCCAAGAAGATCGCGAAGTTACCCGGGGTCGAGGAGATCCGCGCGCCCGTCACGTACAGCATCCCCGAGCCGATCCGGAGCACGCCCGCCGGGGCCGCCGCCGCGACGGGCCTCACCTGGGGCGTGTCCAACATCAACGCCGACGACGTGTGGGCGCAGACCGGCCGCCGCGGCGAGGACATCGTCATCGCCAACATCGACTCCGGCGTCCAGTACGACCACCCCGCCCTTGCCAGGAGCTACCGGGGCAGCAACGGAGACGGCACCTTCACCCACGACTACAACTGGTACGACCCGCTGAGCGAGTGCCCGAGCGACGCGCCGTGCGACAACAACTCCCACGGCACCCACACCATGGGCACCATGGCCGGCGACGACGGCCAGGGCAACCAGATCGGCGTCGCCCCGGGCGTGCGCTGGATCGCCGCCAAGGGCTGCACCACCGACCAGTGCTCGGAGGAGGCCCTCGTCGCGTCCTCGCAGTGGATGCTCGCGCCCACCGACTCCACCGGCGCCAACCCCGACGCGTCCAGGCGCCCGCACATCGTCAACAACTCGTGGGGCGCGAGGCTGACCACCCAGCCGTTCATGGAGGACATCCAGCTCGCCTGGGCGGCCTCCGGCATCATGGGCATCTGGTCCAACGGCAACGACGGCCCGGCCTGCCAGACCTCCGGAACGCCCGGCGGGCGCGTCATCAACTACTCGGTGGGCGCGTACGACGTCGACAACAGGATCGCGAGCTTCTCCAGCCGCGGTCCCGGCCAGGACGGCGAGATCAAGCCGAACATCTCCGCACCGGGCGTGAACGTCCGCTCCTCGGTACCGGGCGGCGCCTACGCGTTCTACAACGGCACCTCGATGGCGGCGCCGCACGTCGCGGGAGCGGTCGCGCTGCTGTGGTCGGCCCGCCCCGAGTACATACGCGACACCGCGGCCACCCGCCTGCTGCTGGACCTGTCGGCCATCGACACCGAGGACACCACCTGCGGCGGCACCGCGGCCGACAACGCCGTCTACGGCGAAGGCCGCCTCGATGCCCTGGCCCTGGTCGAGGCCGGAACGCGCGGCACCGCCACGCTGGCCGGCACCGTCACGGACGCGACCACCGGCCGGCCGGTCGAGGGCGCCACCGTCACCCTCACCGGCCCGCTGACCCGCACCTCCACCCTCGGCGCCGAAGGCGCCTACCGCTACACCCTCGTCGCGGGGGAGTACCAGCTCAAGGCCGAGGCGTTCGGCTACCAGACCACGACGAAGACCGCCACCCTGGCCAAGGACGGCTCCCTCACCCTGGACGTCGCCCTGCCGCAGACCGAGCGGATCAACCTGACCGGCACCGTCTCCGACGGCTCCGGCCTCGGGCGCGGGCTCGCCGCGAACATCACCGCCGACGACGGCAAGGGCCACACGTGGAACGCCGAGTCCGACCCCGCCACCGGCGCCTACACCTTGTCCCTGCTCCCGTCGACGACCTACACCCTCACCACCCGGGCCACGGAGCCCGGCTACGACCCGTCCGTCCAGCAGGTCACCATGGGTGAGACCGGCCGGCGGCTCGACCTCGGCCTGACCGTCTCCCTGTCCTGCGTCGCCCGCGGCTACGAGGTGATCCGCGACGGCAGCACCGAGCCGTTCGACGGCGCCGCGGCGCCCAAGGGCTGGACGGTCACCAACGTCGACCCCCGCATCCCCAACTACGCCTACCAGCCCGGCTGGGTCTTCACCGACGCCGGCGGACGCGGCAACCACACCGGCGGCGCGGGCGGGTTCGCCATCGTCGACTCCCTGCACTCCGGCAAGGGCCACCTCCAGGACACCTACCTGACCAGCCCCTCCTACAACCTGACCGCCCGGACCTCGGCGACCCTGGAGTTCGCCCACGACCTGAAGCCGGCGGTCAACTCCACGACCGGCGTCGGCCTCAGCGTGGACGGGGGCCGTACCTGGAAGACCGTGTGGTCGGCCAAGGGCTTCCCCGGCGCTCCGGGACCGGCCGTCCACGTCGTCCCGCTGCCGGACGCGGCCGGGCAGGCCGACGTGCGGATCCGCCTCCACTACCGGGGCCAGCTGTCCGGCTGGTGGGCCGTCGACGACCTGTTCGTCGGCGACCGCACCTGCCGGCCCGCGGCGACCTGA
- a CDS encoding beta/gamma crystallin domain-containing protein, which translates to MKKSYLGKALAGCAAALAVMLALPAPAFAINHADCGVSWSREFLQIFNGWDRHCFANGGVMDVAIYGVDEISAGNNDVAIEYIDDLGGPARAMLLPKWNLWGGSPNINGNLHKVYRIRIL; encoded by the coding sequence ATGAAGAAGTCGTACCTCGGTAAGGCCCTCGCCGGCTGCGCTGCCGCGCTGGCCGTCATGCTGGCCCTCCCCGCCCCCGCATTCGCCATCAACCACGCAGACTGCGGCGTGAGCTGGAGTCGTGAATTCCTGCAGATCTTCAATGGCTGGGACCGCCACTGCTTTGCGAACGGCGGCGTGATGGACGTGGCCATCTACGGTGTCGACGAAATCTCCGCAGGGAACAACGATGTGGCCATCGAATACATCGATGACTTGGGAGGGCCCGCCAGAGCCATGCTGCTTCCGAAGTGGAACCTCTGGGGCGGATCGCCGAATATCAATGGCAACCTGCATAAGGTTTACCGGATCAGAATCCTCTAG
- a CDS encoding peptidase S8 — MRTHRWTTLAGVVAMLLTTIAPLTLLTTSAAATSIGATSVGATSVGATSAGPTFAAPPATSPACPKDAKDTGPATCLLRAGTGGGDQPLPRVTAGRGPLTARDLQEAYRLPSDWLGGGQSVAVVTPYDNPEAGDELAEYRKANGMPPCDADFPCFKKINQRGGDTPPAPSPAWAVHSSVGLQLAAAACPNCKLLLVQADDPSLASMAAAVDQAAAQGATAVVPMWGVAEYDGQNALAAHFDHAPTTVVAPSGVGFNSGGRQILPTAYPSVIAVGGTQLYRDPATTRGWNESAWRDTASGCSMYAPRPAWQPAGACGSRRTVADVAAVASSDTPVQVYSTSLGGWGTAAGTPVAAAFIAGVYGLAGTDSATPAGKRLYAASQYLNDIVAGSNGACGGGRICTAVRGYDGPSGMGTPNGTGAF; from the coding sequence ATGCGCACCCATCGATGGACGACGCTCGCGGGCGTGGTGGCGATGCTGCTCACCACGATCGCCCCCCTGACCCTGCTCACCACTTCCGCCGCGGCCACCTCTATCGGGGCCACCTCTGTCGGGGCCACCTCTGTCGGGGCCACCTCTGCCGGGCCCACCTTCGCCGCGCCGCCCGCCACGAGTCCGGCCTGCCCCAAGGACGCCAAGGACACCGGGCCGGCGACGTGCCTCCTGCGCGCCGGCACGGGAGGCGGCGACCAGCCGCTGCCGCGCGTCACCGCCGGCCGCGGCCCGCTGACCGCCAGGGACCTCCAGGAGGCCTACCGGCTGCCCTCGGACTGGCTGGGCGGCGGCCAGAGCGTGGCCGTCGTCACCCCGTACGACAACCCCGAGGCCGGGGACGAGCTGGCCGAGTACCGCAAGGCGAACGGCATGCCCCCGTGCGACGCCGACTTCCCCTGCTTCAAGAAGATCAACCAGCGGGGCGGCGACACACCGCCCGCCCCGAGCCCCGCCTGGGCGGTGCACAGCAGCGTCGGGCTGCAGCTCGCCGCGGCGGCCTGCCCGAACTGCAAGCTCCTGCTGGTGCAGGCCGACGACCCGTCCCTGGCCAGCATGGCGGCGGCCGTGGACCAGGCCGCCGCGCAGGGCGCCACCGCGGTCGTGCCCATGTGGGGCGTGGCCGAGTACGACGGCCAGAACGCCCTGGCCGCCCACTTCGACCACGCGCCGACCACCGTCGTCGCCCCCTCCGGCGTGGGCTTCAACAGCGGCGGCCGCCAGATCCTGCCCACCGCCTACCCGTCGGTGATCGCCGTCGGCGGCACCCAGCTCTACCGGGACCCCGCCACCACGCGCGGCTGGAACGAGTCCGCCTGGCGCGACACCGCCTCCGGCTGCTCGATGTACGCGCCGCGCCCGGCCTGGCAGCCGGCCGGAGCGTGCGGGAGCCGGCGCACCGTGGCCGACGTCGCGGCGGTGGCCTCCTCCGACACCCCGGTCCAGGTCTACAGCACCAGCCTGGGCGGCTGGGGCACCGCCGCGGGCACCCCCGTCGCGGCGGCGTTCATCGCCGGCGTGTACGGCCTGGCCGGCACCGATTCGGCCACCCCGGCGGGCAAGCGCCTCTACGCCGCCTCCCAGTACCTGAACGACATCGTCGCCGGAAGCAACGGCGCCTGCGGCGGCGGCAGGATCTGCACCGCCGTGCGCGGCTACGACGGGCCCAGCGGCATGGGCACCCCCAACGGCACCGGCGCCTTCTAG
- a CDS encoding serine hydrolase has protein sequence MCAATSHINLTESMPWKAFDGHVDPPCACWASHPSRPVGPLRPRDRAAAATSAATGRVPAGLRPGGAFDKNWTSSPRMGKLSGTVLLTHRKRTVLSRSYGKANERKSLPNRSDTIFAPASVAKLFTATAIMQQQLGLLHPRRDRAGSVRPVLLQLRYASTSSTPPACRARTTTPARSSSPTTTSPTRTRPRPRAGGSTPGN, from the coding sequence ATGTGCGCCGCCACTTCCCATATCAATCTGACGGAGTCCATGCCGTGGAAAGCCTTCGATGGTCACGTCGATCCGCCCTGCGCCTGCTGGGCGTCGCACCCATCGCGGCCAGTGGGACCTTTGCGGCCGCGGGATCGCGCCGCTGCGGCAACGAGCGCCGCTACCGGGCGCGTACCCGCAGGCCTTCGGCCCGGTGGCGCGTTCGACAAGAACTGGACAAGCTCGCCGAGGATGGGGAAGCTTTCGGGAACCGTGCTGTTGACGCACCGGAAGCGGACGGTGCTGTCCCGCTCCTACGGCAAGGCCAACGAGCGCAAGTCGCTGCCCAACCGATCCGACACGATTTTCGCGCCCGCGTCGGTGGCCAAGCTCTTCACGGCCACCGCGATCATGCAGCAGCAACTCGGGCTTCTGCACCCTCGGCGCGATCGTGCAGGAAGTGTCCGGCCAGTCCTTCTACAACTACGTTACGCGAGCACGTCTTCGACGCCGCCGGCGTGTCGCGCACGGACCACTACACCCGCCCGCAGCAGCTCTCCAACGACGACATCACCCACCCGTACACGACCTCGCCCGCGGGCCGGCGGGTCGACACCCGGAAACTGA
- a CDS encoding alpha/beta fold hydrolase — protein sequence MGTGTGAQPRGPRGGQGPGVGGRLDQDRGTRCGHHRAEVNGTTLHYAAAGTGGSPILLVHGFPETWWTFHKLIPLLAVHHRVFAVDLRGFGDSGNGPGEYDSATAAEDLHQLIARLDAGPVHLTGQDISGATVFRLATTHPEDVLSLTAIEMGLPGFGLEALADVTRGGAWHIGVLAAPGIPELLLAGREREFLGQYAFPSMTAAPGAFTETDVEEFARTYSRPDGWRGAIGLYRSMLREGADIQALAQERGLKVPVLAVGAGGGPFTAATMERAAAVEVRSVQLDGVGHYAAMEAPEELAKAILGFIASVGAV from the coding sequence ATGGGGACGGGGACCGGGGCGCAGCCCCGCGGCCCGCGCGGCGGCCAGGGCCCCGGGGTAGGCGGGCGACTCGACCAGGACCGGGGAACCAGGTGCGGCCACCACCGGGCCGAGGTCAACGGGACGACCCTGCACTACGCCGCCGCGGGAACCGGAGGGTCCCCGATCCTGCTGGTGCACGGGTTCCCCGAGACCTGGTGGACGTTCCACAAGCTCATCCCGCTGCTCGCCGTCCACCACCGCGTCTTCGCCGTCGATCTGCGCGGGTTCGGCGACTCCGGCAACGGCCCGGGCGAGTACGACAGTGCGACCGCGGCCGAGGACCTGCACCAGCTGATCGCCCGCCTCGATGCCGGCCCTGTCCACCTCACCGGGCAGGACATCAGCGGCGCGACCGTGTTCCGTCTGGCCACCACCCATCCCGAGGACGTGCTCAGCCTCACCGCCATCGAGATGGGGCTGCCCGGGTTCGGCCTGGAAGCGCTGGCCGACGTCACCCGCGGCGGGGCCTGGCACATCGGGGTCCTCGCCGCGCCCGGCATCCCGGAACTGCTGCTCGCCGGCCGCGAACGCGAGTTCCTCGGACAGTACGCGTTCCCGTCCATGACCGCGGCCCCGGGCGCGTTCACCGAGACCGACGTCGAGGAGTTCGCCCGCACCTACTCACGTCCCGACGGCTGGCGCGGCGCGATCGGCCTCTACCGGTCGATGCTGCGGGAGGGTGCCGACATCCAGGCCCTCGCGCAAGAGCGCGGGCTGAAGGTGCCCGTGCTCGCGGTCGGCGCCGGCGGCGGTCCGTTCACGGCCGCCACCATGGAGCGGGCCGCGGCGGTGGAGGTCCGGTCCGTGCAGCTCGACGGCGTGGGTCACTACGCCGCGATGGAGGCCCCGGAGGAGCTGGCGAAGGCGATCCTCGGGTTCATCGCGAGCGTTGGGGCCGTCTGA
- a CDS encoding SGNH/GDSL hydrolase family protein, translating into MLRNVRLRRVQRLIVTATALLGACASVAAAGPAANAEAGATGTHYVALGDSYATGYGTTPIVDAACGRAKKNLPYILNLATEADSYQNVACAGATTADVLQARNGRPAQLDALKPDTNLVTVSIGGNDLGFTSIAVTCATVSQRQPTGDPCRQSFRNADGSDKLQLKLDAIKPEIAKVVTEVKKRSPRAMVALTGYPSLVPDSGQSCRSAQVPFADGDFAYLRDTTVRLNRAIAEQARNTGAKYIDLYTPSIGHDMCATGYRRWIEPLLTEQGSIAPAAAHPNSQGILGLGSAFALAILEYQKTRIVNPA; encoded by the coding sequence ATGCTGCGCAATGTCCGCTTACGCCGCGTCCAGCGCCTGATCGTGACGGCGACGGCCCTGCTCGGTGCCTGCGCCTCGGTCGCCGCCGCGGGCCCGGCCGCGAACGCGGAGGCCGGCGCGACCGGCACGCACTACGTCGCCCTCGGCGACTCGTACGCCACCGGCTACGGCACCACACCGATCGTGGACGCGGCCTGCGGCCGGGCCAAGAAGAACCTGCCGTACATCCTGAACCTCGCCACCGAGGCGGACAGTTACCAGAACGTCGCCTGCGCCGGCGCCACCACCGCGGACGTCCTGCAGGCGAGAAACGGCCGGCCGGCGCAGCTCGACGCCCTCAAGCCCGACACCAACCTGGTCACGGTGAGCATCGGCGGCAACGACCTCGGCTTCACCAGCATCGCCGTCACCTGCGCCACCGTCAGCCAGCGCCAGCCGACCGGCGACCCGTGCCGGCAGAGCTTCAGGAACGCCGACGGCTCGGACAAGCTCCAGCTCAAGCTGGACGCGATCAAGCCGGAGATCGCCAAGGTGGTGACCGAGGTCAAGAAGCGCAGCCCGAGGGCCATGGTCGCCCTGACCGGCTACCCGTCGCTGGTGCCGGACAGCGGCCAGAGCTGCCGCTCGGCGCAGGTGCCGTTCGCCGACGGGGACTTCGCCTACCTGCGCGACACCACCGTCCGGCTCAACAGGGCCATCGCCGAGCAGGCCCGGAACACCGGCGCCAAGTACATCGACCTCTACACCCCCTCGATCGGCCATGACATGTGCGCGACCGGGTACCGCCGCTGGATCGAGCCCCTGCTGACGGAACAGGGCTCCATCGCCCCCGCGGCGGCGCACCCGAACTCCCAGGGGATCCTCGGACTGGGCTCAGCGTTCGCCCTGGCGATCCTCGAGTACCAGAAGACGCGCATCGTCAACCCCGCGTGA